The Halomonas binhaiensis nucleotide sequence CCGATGCCTCCAGTGATCGAACCGTCACGACCGATCAACTTGCAAGGAATTGACCATGTCTGTTTCTCAACCGTCTCATTCTCAACCAAGCCTTTATCAACCAAGCCTTTATCAACCGGCTCTATACCAACCAACCCCGACCCTGCGTCCGGTCTTCCAGCGCCATGTTCCAGGTATCGGGCAACTGGCGATTCGCCCGCTGGACGTGGATCAGGATATCGATCTGGTACATGCCTGGGTGAGTGCTCCCCGCGCCAGCTTCTGGGGCATGCAAGGACACTCCACGCTTCAGGTCAGCGGCTTCTACCGCGACATGCAGCACAGTGCCCACGCGCAGGGCTGGCTGGGCCTGTGCAATGGTCAGCCGGCGTTTCTGATCGAAATCTATGACCCACGCCACGACCCGCTCGGTGAGCACTATGCGGTCGAGCCCGGCGACGTGGGCATGCACTTTCTGGTGGCCCCGGCAGAAACGCCTGTTTCCGGTTTCAGCCGTGCGGTTATCACCACCATCATGACGTTTCTGTTCGAATCTGCGGATACGCGTCGCGTGGTGGTGGAACCGGACGTCAACAATGCCGCCATTCACCCGCTCAACCAGCATGTGGGATTCCGCTACCAGCGCCAGATTCAACTGGCCGAAAAGACTGCCTGGCTGGGCATGGCCACCCGTAACGACCTGGCCAATGCCATTGCCGCACGCTCGCCCAGGCTGAGCGCCGATGCCCAGTTGCACATGACCGGCAGCAGCGCACACCTGACGCCCGAACGCTGGGCCGCCGCCAACCGTCACCTGGTACGCAAGGCCATTGCCGAATTCAGCCACGAACGCCTGCTATCGCCGGTTTCCCTGTCTGCCGCCAATGCTGATCCTTCCGCCCCACAGCCCTACCAACTGCACAGCCCGGACCAGCGAGTCTGCTATCGCTTCACTGCCCGCCGCCTAGCGTTGGATCATTGGCTGATCGATGTCGATAGCCTCAGCCGTCAGGCCGATGGCCAGGAACTGCCCATCGATGCCCAGCAGTTCATCAACGAATTCCGTCAGCCGCTGGGCATTCAGGTGCCGATGCTGCCGGTCTACCTCGAGGAAGTCTCGGCGACGCTGTTTGCCCTGGCCTACAAGCTGGATCCTCAGCGCCACGATGCGGATGCGCTGGTCGATGCCGAATTCCAGACCCTGGAAGCGGCCATGATCGAAGGTCATCCGGTGTTCGTGGCCAACAGCGGACGCATGGGCTTCGATGCCGTGGATTTCCACGCCTATGCCCCCGAGGCTGGCAGCGATGCCTCCCTGGTGTGGCTGGCCGTCCACAAGGATTGCGCCCACTTCAGCTGCAGTGCCGAGCTGGACTATCACCAGGTCATGGAAGAAGAACTCGGCCAGGCGCAGGTGCAGGATTTCCATGCCCGCATCGAGAGCCACGGATTGAAGGCCGATGACTATCTGCTGATGCCCACGCACCCCTGGCAGTGGAGCCACAAGCTGGCCATCACCTTTGCCGCCGAAGTGGCCGAACAGCGCATCCTGTGCCTGGGCCATGGGCTTGATGTCTATCGCCCGCAGCAGTCGATCCGTACCTGGTACAACATCAGCCAGCCTCAGCGCCGCTATGTGAAGACGGCACTGTCGATCCTCAACATGGGCTTCATGCGTGGGCTGTCACCGCATTACATGCGGCATACGCCCGCCATCAACGACTGGGTGCATGCGCTGGTCGAGAATGATCCCGAGCTCAAGGCTCAGGGCTTCTGTGTGCTGCGCGAGCAGGCTGCCATCGGCGTACGCCGCGATATCATCGAAGCCCACTTCGACAAGTACAGCGGCTATCGCAAGATGCTCTCTGCCCTGTGGCGCGAGAGCCCGGCACGCTTCACCACCGACGGACACCGCCTGACGACCATGGCGGCGCTATTGCACCAGGATCATCAAGGCCGCGCGCTGCTGCCACGCCTGATCCGCGCCAGCGGGCTGTCTGCCGAGGCCTGGCTGACCCGCTACCTGCGGGCCTACCTGCGCCCTCTGCTGCATTGCTTCTATGCCCACGACCTGGTGTTCATGCCCCATGGCGAGAACCTGATCCTGCAGCTCAAGGACCATGTCCCGGTGCGCGCGATCATGAAGGATATCGCCGAGGAAATCGGCCTGATGAATACCGAGGTCGAACTGCCGGAGGAAGTCGCACGCATTGCCGTGGAAGTGCCCGAGGAACTGAAGGTGCTGTCGCTGCTGACGGATGTGTTCGACTGCTTCCTGCGCTTCGTCGCCGCCATCCTGGTCGACGATGGCTGCATCGATGAATCGCGTTTCTGGCAGCAGGTCGCCCAGTGCATCATCGATTACCAGCAGGACCATCCGCAGTTTGCCGACAAGTTCCAGCGCCACGACCTGTTCGCTCCGCGCTTCACCCTGTCCTGCCTCAACCGCCTGCAGCTGCGTGATCATCAGCAGATGATCGACCTGGCCGACCCGGCAGCCAACCTGCAGTTTGCCGGGCAACTCGACAACCCGATCGCCGAGTTCCGACCTCAGCTATCTCAACAACCATCTCCACAACAGTCTCAAGAACAGTCTCAAGAACAGTCTCAAGAACGGCCCCAGCTTGAGGATGAAGTCATGCCCGGGTGATCACAGCAAGTTTGATGACGACAAGCTTGTTCACAACAACTTGCTGACAACAACTTGCATTACCCATTGCCACGGTGGCCTCAGGCCCCGTGGCCTCTTGCGTTACTGACTTAACGTGACTGACTAAGCGTTACTGAATCAGGCGTTACGAAAAGCTCCACTGCACCATGAAATCTCAACCGAGGAACAACATGCAGGCCCCTCACATCGAAGCTCTCTATCGCCAACATGCCGATGAGCTGCGCCAGTATCTTGCGCGCCAGCTGGGCTGCCGCCACCTGGCCGAAGACCTGTGTCAGGATGTCTTTGTACGCCTGCAATCACAGCAGGACCTGATTGCCATTCACGAGCCGCGGGCCTGGCTCTACCGGGTGGCTCGCCACCTTGTCATCGATCATTACCGTCGCGAAGGCGCACGCCCGGCCTGCATCGGCCTGGACGATCCTGCGCTATGCCTGGCCTGTCCACGTGCCACGCCGGAACATGTCAGCGATGCCCGACAAAGCCTGGAGCGTATCCGCTTATTGCTGACGCAATTGCCGGAGCATCTGCGCAATGCCCTGCTGTGGCACCGCATCGATGGTCTCGCTCAACGGGTCATTGGCCAGCGCCTTGGGGTCTCGGAAAGCATGGCGGGACGCTATATCCGCCAGGCCGAGGAAAGCTTGCTTGCCCGACACGCCATCACAGGTGCCAACGCTTGATTCGCCGTCATCAAGGCGCTCTTGATTAGTTGATAATGCTTTGCATTAACTTTTGCGGTATGCCATTCTTCCGCGTCCGGAAACGTTGTGATCGAAAATGCGCAACGCCCACGACAGACCAGCAAAAACACAAGCAAAGGCGAAAGACGAGAGACCATGTCCCAGGTGAAAATGCACGGCAGTCGAGTATTGATCAGCGTACTGCTGGGCACCTTCACCGTCAGCCTGAACAACAGTGCGCTAAACCTGGCCGTGGCCGAGCTGATGGACACCTTCCAGGCAAGTGCCGTGCTGGTCAGTTGGGTGGTGACGCTGTTTCTGATCAGCATGGGCATGACCATGCCCATGACCGGTTATCTCGCCGACCGCTTCGGCAAGAAACGTATCTACCTGCTGGGCCTTTGGTTGTTCCTGGCCGGTTCACTGGCAGGCGCTGCCGCCCAAGGATTGGGCGGCATCATTCTGGCGCGAGGTATCCAGGGCATTGCTGCAGGCCTGATGATCCCGTTGTCGCTGTCGCTGATCTTTGCCGCCTACCCCAGCGACCAGCGCGGCAAGGCCAGTGGCATCTGGGGCTTCGCGGTCATGCTGGCACCTGCCATTGGACCTACGGTCGGGGGCCTGCTGCTGGAAGTCACCCACCAATGGCGCGCCCTGTTTCTGATGAACGTGCCTTTCGCCCTGGCCGGACTGGTCAGCGCCCATCTTTACCTGCCCAACGAAGCTCCCAATCGGCAAAGGCGCTTCGACTTCTACGGCTTCTTCTTCGTCACCCTGGGCATGGGCGGCGTGCTGTTCGCGCTGGGCAGCATGCGCACCCTGGAAGACCTGCTGTCACTCGACCACCTTGTCCCCCTCGTATTGGGCAGCGTTGCGCTTGCTGTCTTCGTCTGGGTGGAAAAACGCGTGGTACATCCCCTGCTCAACCTGGGGCTGTTCGCGGTTCAACGCTATCGTGCCAGCGTCATCATCGCCTGCATTCAGGCGGTGGTGACCTTCGGCTGTATCCTGCTCATACCGCTATGGATGCAACATGCCCAGGGCTACGGTGCACTGGCTACCGGTCTGATCTTCCTGCCCACCGCCATCGCCGCGGCCTGCTGCTCGCCCTATGCCGGTAGCTTGATCGATCGCTATTCACCCCGCTGGGTCATCACCGCGGGCCTGGTGGTTACCACCGCTAGCCTGGCAGGCATGGGCATGCTCGAGATAGCCGCGCCGTTGTGGATGGCAGGCGCCTTGATGGCCTTGCGTGGCATTGGGCAAGGCTTCGCCTATCTGCCCTCGACCACGGTTGGCCTCAATGACTTGCCCAACGACGCCGTGGCACAGGGTTCGGCGATGAACAATATTTCCCGTCGCCTGCTGTCATCGGTCGGGATCGTGGCCTTGTCGTTGTATTATGAGCTGCGCGTCTCACATCAGCTGGCGTTGGGCGTGCCGATGACCGAAGCCAGTGCCCAGACATCGAGCGAAGCCTTCCTGGTGCTGGCCTTCATGACTTGCCTGGCCATTCCTCTGGCACTGTCCCTGCGCAGCCATCGAGACCAGAAAGAAGAACCACGCTACCAAACCCATCCATGAGCAAGAGAAAACAACGATGGCTTTGCAGTTAATGCACCGCGTGCTGCTGAGATCGGCACTAGCAGGGCTGATGCTCGCGGGGCTGACCATGCCAGGCATCGCCCTGTCCGCTACGACGGGTGATGCGCGAACGGGTGAAGTGCGTACTGATCATGTACGTACGATAGCGAATGACTTCGGGGAAGCTCGCATCGAAGGCACTCCCCAGCGCGTCATCACCCTTTATCAAGGCGCTACCGACACGGCCGTCGCATTGGGTATCACTCCGGTCGGCGTGGTCGATTCCTGGCTGGAAAAGCCCATGTACCGCTATCTGCGCCCGGCCTTGAAGGATGTCGAGCACGTCGGTCTGGAAACCCAGCCCAACCTGGAGAAGATCGCCTGGCTGAATCCTGACCTGATCATCGCAACCCGTTTCCGCCATGCCCAGGTAAAGCCACTGCTCGACAAGATGGCCCCCACCGTGGCCCAGCGCAGTGTGTTCGACTTCAAGGGCACGCTGCAACTGATGGGAGAAGCCTCCGGCCGCGAGCAGCAGGCCACGGCACTGTTGCAGGACTGGGAACACAGGATCGCGGACTTCCGCAGCAAGATTGCCGCCAAGCTTGGCGATGAGTGGCCGCAAAAGGCCGCTGTGGTGCGCTTCAAGAGTGACCATGCGCGGGTCTACAGCACCGGTTTCGCCGGTTCCATTCTTGACGAGATCGGCTTTCTCCAACCGAAAGCTTTCCAGGACCAGGGCTGGGGCATGAAGCTGACCAGCATGGAAAACATTCCGGTGATGAACGCCGATGTGCTGTTCATCCTCATGGACGAGTCAGACCCTGCCATTCAGGCCAACTATCGCCGCTGGTCATCCCATCCGCTGTGGCAGCAACTGGATGCCGTTCAGCACGGGCGTGTCTACCAGCCAGACCCCGTGACCTGGCTGATGGGCGGCGGCATCCTCGCCGCCAATGCGGTGCTGGATGATCTCTACGCGCTGTATGACCTTGAGAATGACCTTGAGAATGGCCTGGAAAAAGCATCAACAAGAGGAGTCGTAGGTGCTGACCACTAGACTGGCAAAACTCACGGGACTGGCCTGTGGCTTGTTGCTTGCCCTCATCGCTTTTGTCGCCAGTGTGGCTCTCGGGCACACGGCAATCAGCGCGACTGATCTGATCGATGCCGTGCTGCACTATGATCCCACCAACATCGACCAGATCATCGTGCGCAGCGAACGCTTGCCGCGTGCCATGATCGCCGCCATTGTCGGTGCCAGCCTGGCCGTCGCCGGGGCGCTGATGCAGACCATGACACGCAATCCGCTGGCCTCCCCGGGCATCCTCGGCATCAATGCCGGCGCCATGTTCTTCGTGGTGGTCTCCGTCACGCTATTGCCCCTGCATTCGCCCTCTCAATATGTGTGGGCGGCGTTGTTCGGTGCCTGTATTGCCGCCGCTGTGGTTTACCTGCTCGGCCGTGGCCGCCATGGTGAGTTATCACCGCTACGTGTGGTGCTGGCCGGAGTCGCAGTCACCGCGCTGTTTGTATCGTTCAGCCAAGGGCTGTTGATCATTGATCAGGAAGGCTTCGAGAGCGTGCTGTTCTGGCTGGCCGGATCCGTGTCGGGGCGCGAACTGGACATGCTCACTCCGTTGCTGCCGCTGTTTCTCAGCGCAGCCGTGCTCTGCCTGGTGCTGATGCGGCATGCCAATGCCTTGCTGCTGGGTGATGATGTGGTCAAGGGTCTCGGCCTGAGCGCCAATGTCATCAAGCTGCTGCTCGGTCTCGTGGTCATTCTGCTTGCCGGCAGTTCGGTGGCACTGGCCGGCATGATCGGCTTCGTCGGCCTGATTGTGCCGCATATGGCCCGAGGTCTGTTTGGCGTGGACCACCGCTGGATGCTGCCTGGTTGCATGCTGCTCGGTGCTGGCCTGCTGCTGTTTGCTGATGTCGTGGCACGTTTCGTGATCCCCCCTCAGGAAATCCCCGTCGGGGTCATGACCGCTCTGCTCGGTACCCCCTTCTTCATCTACATTGCCCGCAGGAGGCTCCAGGCAGCATGAGCCAAGAGCACATCAGCCAAAAGCACATGAACCAGACACTGAACATGCGCGGCAGTGGCAGAAACAGCTACCCTGCGCAACATGCCAAACAGCGCGCCCTGTACATCCTTCTCAGTCTGGGTGCCTTGTTGCTGGCCAGTGCCTGGCTGTCGCTGAGCCTCGGCAGCTATCCTACCCACCCTCTCAAGGTACTCGATGCCCTCGTCGCGCCAGCTTCCAGCGATATCGGTTTCATCATCTGGGAACTGCGCCTGCCGCGTATCGTGCTGGCCGTCCTGGTCGGTGCGGCTCTGGCCAGTGCCGGGGCCATTCTGCAGGGCATCGTACGCAATCCGCTGGCGTCACCGGATGTGATCGGTATCACCGGTGGCGCTTCGGTCGCGGCGGTACTGTTTCTGGTCTCGCTCAGCACCACACTGAGCATGCTGTGGCTGCCTGTTGCCGCCATTCTCGGGGCCTTTGCGGCAGCGCTGGTGGTATTCGCCCTGGCCTGGAGAAAGGGCATGACCCCGACACGCCTGGTGCTGGTCGGGGTGGGCATTTCCGCCGCCATGGGAGCGGTGACCACGCTGTTGATCGTGCTCAGCGACGATACCCTGGCCATGAATGCCTATGTGTGGCTGACCGGCAGTATCTACGCGGCCCAGTGGGGGGACATACAGGGCCTGCTGCCCTGGCTGGTTCTCTTCATCCCCCTCGCCCTGCTCTACTCCCGGCATATGGATACGCTCAGCCTGGGCGACGACACCGCCACCGGCCTGGGCGTCAATGTCACCACAAGCCGCCTGCTGATGATGATCTGCAGCGTGGCCTTGGCAGGCTCCGCCGTGGCCTTCGCCGGCGGCCTGAGCTTCGTTGGCCTGGTCGCCCCGCATATCGCCCGCCGCCTGATCGGACGGGGTTTCGCCCTGCTGCTGCCGGTATCGGCACTGGTCGGAGGTCTGATCGTGCTGTATGCCGATTTGCTGGGCCGGGTGGCCTTCCTGCCGCGGGACCTGCCTGCCGGGATCTTCGTTTCCGGTATCGGTGCGCCGTTTTTCGTCTACCTGCTGTACCGGATTCGCCAATAGGACGTTGCCGATGTCACACGAACCGTCATTTCATGTTCAGTCGTTTCATATTCGACCACGCGAAGAAAGGATTCCTGCGGAGCTGGTGCAGCGCTTCCAGGATATCGCCACGTCCACGCTGGGCCACTTCACCGATTTCGGTGCCATCACCTCGCTGCAGCCGATACGGCGTCCGATCCGCATGCTCGGCACCGCCTTGACGGTGAGGATTCCGCATATCGACGGCAGCATCATTCGCCAGGCCTTGCTGATGGCGTGTCCTGGGGATGTGCTGGTCATCGACATGTCCGGCGATGACAGACGTGCCTGCTGGGGAGAACTGCGTGCCTATGCCGCGCTACGCAAGGGGCTGGCTGGTGTAGTGACGTCGGGGGCAATCACCGATTGGCACCATCTGTCACGCCTGGCGCTTCCCGTATATTCACGCGGTACCAGTCCGCTGACGACGCGCGCCCTGGAGCTTGAAGGCGAGATCAACGTCCCGGTCGCCATCGATGGCGTCAGCATCAACCCTGGCGACCTGGTGCTGGGGGATGACGACGGCATCTTCGTGGTGCCGCCGCACCGTGCAGCTTCCCTGCTGGAACAGGCCATCGACAAGCAGGCCCAGGAAGACCGCCGCCGCCAAGAGCTTGCCGAAGCCTATCCGCATTGGTTTGCGACGCACGCGAAGTAGCTAAGCACAACGCCAAGTGATGCACCAGAAGCAGATCCACTTCTATCGACATAGAAATGAGGATGGCCAACCGGATTGGTTGTGCCGATTCCTGCGCAAAACTCGGCGGATATCATCCTTTTGGTTCCCAGCCACCTCTGCCTCTCACAACATGGTATGTTGCGAAGCCTCAGTGATTGTGTAGTGTTCCGTGTTGAGATGAACGGGAGGAGGCAAGGCAGATGGATCCTGCTATTTACAATGAACGCTGGGTACTGAGTAGACGGGACTGGTCCGGCCAGTATGCAACCCATTGGACCATCACTCCGACTTCGCAAGAAGGTGATGTCGATGTCGTGGTACCGGATGATGTGGACTGCGTGCCACTCTATCCGCTTCGATACGGGCTGACGGAAGAAAGCTGCCGTGTCGACTCCTTGGGCAACCTATCTGTAGCGGAATACCCCGGTGGACCAGAAGGTAAGACGTATGGTCTGCGACTGCTACGGCCACGCAGTATCGTCTACCTGTTCTATATGGATGGGGATGAGCTCCAGCATCTTGTGTATCAGGTCACGGAAGATGTCTGCTTCTCGCCACTTCCGCAGG carries:
- a CDS encoding FecCD family ABC transporter permease, yielding MSQEHISQKHMNQTLNMRGSGRNSYPAQHAKQRALYILLSLGALLLASAWLSLSLGSYPTHPLKVLDALVAPASSDIGFIIWELRLPRIVLAVLVGAALASAGAILQGIVRNPLASPDVIGITGGASVAAVLFLVSLSTTLSMLWLPVAAILGAFAAALVVFALAWRKGMTPTRLVLVGVGISAAMGAVTTLLIVLSDDTLAMNAYVWLTGSIYAAQWGDIQGLLPWLVLFIPLALLYSRHMDTLSLGDDTATGLGVNVTTSRLLMMICSVALAGSAVAFAGGLSFVGLVAPHIARRLIGRGFALLLPVSALVGGLIVLYADLLGRVAFLPRDLPAGIFVSGIGAPFFVYLLYRIRQ
- a CDS encoding RraA family protein; translation: MSHEPSFHVQSFHIRPREERIPAELVQRFQDIATSTLGHFTDFGAITSLQPIRRPIRMLGTALTVRIPHIDGSIIRQALLMACPGDVLVIDMSGDDRRACWGELRAYAALRKGLAGVVTSGAITDWHHLSRLALPVYSRGTSPLTTRALELEGEINVPVAIDGVSINPGDLVLGDDDGIFVVPPHRAASLLEQAIDKQAQEDRRRQELAEAYPHWFATHAK
- a CDS encoding FecCD family ABC transporter permease; the encoded protein is MLTTRLAKLTGLACGLLLALIAFVASVALGHTAISATDLIDAVLHYDPTNIDQIIVRSERLPRAMIAAIVGASLAVAGALMQTMTRNPLASPGILGINAGAMFFVVVSVTLLPLHSPSQYVWAALFGACIAAAVVYLLGRGRHGELSPLRVVLAGVAVTALFVSFSQGLLIIDQEGFESVLFWLAGSVSGRELDMLTPLLPLFLSAAVLCLVLMRHANALLLGDDVVKGLGLSANVIKLLLGLVVILLAGSSVALAGMIGFVGLIVPHMARGLFGVDHRWMLPGCMLLGAGLLLFADVVARFVIPPQEIPVGVMTALLGTPFFIYIARRRLQAA
- a CDS encoding DHA2 family efflux MFS transporter permease subunit gives rise to the protein MIENAQRPRQTSKNTSKGERRETMSQVKMHGSRVLISVLLGTFTVSLNNSALNLAVAELMDTFQASAVLVSWVVTLFLISMGMTMPMTGYLADRFGKKRIYLLGLWLFLAGSLAGAAAQGLGGIILARGIQGIAAGLMIPLSLSLIFAAYPSDQRGKASGIWGFAVMLAPAIGPTVGGLLLEVTHQWRALFLMNVPFALAGLVSAHLYLPNEAPNRQRRFDFYGFFFVTLGMGGVLFALGSMRTLEDLLSLDHLVPLVLGSVALAVFVWVEKRVVHPLLNLGLFAVQRYRASVIIACIQAVVTFGCILLIPLWMQHAQGYGALATGLIFLPTAIAAACCSPYAGSLIDRYSPRWVITAGLVVTTASLAGMGMLEIAAPLWMAGALMALRGIGQGFAYLPSTTVGLNDLPNDAVAQGSAMNNISRRLLSSVGIVALSLYYELRVSHQLALGVPMTEASAQTSSEAFLVLAFMTCLAIPLALSLRSHRDQKEEPRYQTHP
- a CDS encoding RNA polymerase sigma factor codes for the protein MQAPHIEALYRQHADELRQYLARQLGCRHLAEDLCQDVFVRLQSQQDLIAIHEPRAWLYRVARHLVIDHYRREGARPACIGLDDPALCLACPRATPEHVSDARQSLERIRLLLTQLPEHLRNALLWHRIDGLAQRVIGQRLGVSESMAGRYIRQAEESLLARHAITGANA
- a CDS encoding ABC transporter substrate-binding protein is translated as MALQLMHRVLLRSALAGLMLAGLTMPGIALSATTGDARTGEVRTDHVRTIANDFGEARIEGTPQRVITLYQGATDTAVALGITPVGVVDSWLEKPMYRYLRPALKDVEHVGLETQPNLEKIAWLNPDLIIATRFRHAQVKPLLDKMAPTVAQRSVFDFKGTLQLMGEASGREQQATALLQDWEHRIADFRSKIAAKLGDEWPQKAAVVRFKSDHARVYSTGFAGSILDEIGFLQPKAFQDQGWGMKLTSMENIPVMNADVLFILMDESDPAIQANYRRWSSHPLWQQLDAVQHGRVYQPDPVTWLMGGGILAANAVLDDLYALYDLENDLENGLEKASTRGVVGADH
- a CDS encoding GNAT family N-acetyltransferase — its product is MSVSQPSHSQPSLYQPSLYQPALYQPTPTLRPVFQRHVPGIGQLAIRPLDVDQDIDLVHAWVSAPRASFWGMQGHSTLQVSGFYRDMQHSAHAQGWLGLCNGQPAFLIEIYDPRHDPLGEHYAVEPGDVGMHFLVAPAETPVSGFSRAVITTIMTFLFESADTRRVVVEPDVNNAAIHPLNQHVGFRYQRQIQLAEKTAWLGMATRNDLANAIAARSPRLSADAQLHMTGSSAHLTPERWAAANRHLVRKAIAEFSHERLLSPVSLSAANADPSAPQPYQLHSPDQRVCYRFTARRLALDHWLIDVDSLSRQADGQELPIDAQQFINEFRQPLGIQVPMLPVYLEEVSATLFALAYKLDPQRHDADALVDAEFQTLEAAMIEGHPVFVANSGRMGFDAVDFHAYAPEAGSDASLVWLAVHKDCAHFSCSAELDYHQVMEEELGQAQVQDFHARIESHGLKADDYLLMPTHPWQWSHKLAITFAAEVAEQRILCLGHGLDVYRPQQSIRTWYNISQPQRRYVKTALSILNMGFMRGLSPHYMRHTPAINDWVHALVENDPELKAQGFCVLREQAAIGVRRDIIEAHFDKYSGYRKMLSALWRESPARFTTDGHRLTTMAALLHQDHQGRALLPRLIRASGLSAEAWLTRYLRAYLRPLLHCFYAHDLVFMPHGENLILQLKDHVPVRAIMKDIAEEIGLMNTEVELPEEVARIAVEVPEELKVLSLLTDVFDCFLRFVAAILVDDGCIDESRFWQQVAQCIIDYQQDHPQFADKFQRHDLFAPRFTLSCLNRLQLRDHQQMIDLADPAANLQFAGQLDNPIAEFRPQLSQQPSPQQSQEQSQEQSQERPQLEDEVMPG